A portion of the Glycine max cultivar Williams 82 chromosome 10, Glycine_max_v4.0, whole genome shotgun sequence genome contains these proteins:
- the LOC100806253 gene encoding heavy metal-associated isoprenylated plant protein 30: protein MASLLQKAFGSEISSFIYRLFIYQDHNKGIPRNFKMPKKGRPLSLQTVELKVRMCCTGCERVVKNAIYKLKGIDSVEVDLEMERVTVGGYVDRNKVLKAVRRAGKRAEFWPYPNPPLYFTTADHYFKDTAHEFKESYNYYRHGYNLPERHGTMHVSHRGDDNVSNMFNDDNVNACSIM, encoded by the exons ATGGCTTCCTTGCTACAGAAAGCTTTTGGCTCTGAAATCTCTTCGTTTATATACCGTCTTTTTATCTATCAAGATCATAACAAAGGCATTCCTAGGAACTTCAAGATGCCAAAGAAGGGTCGACCACTTTCCTTGCAG ACTGTTGAGCTGAAAGTAAGGATGTGCTGCACGGGCTGCGAGAGAGTTGTTAAAAACGCCATTTACAAGCTCAAAg GCATTGATTCAGTGGAGGTTGACTTGGAGATGGAAAGGGTAACGGTTGGAGGGTACGTTGATCGGAACAAGGTGCTTAAGGCTGTGAGGAGGGCAGGGAAGAGGGCAGAATTCTGGCCTTACCCTAATCCACCACTTTACTTCACAACTGCTGACCATTACTTCAAAGACACCGCTCATGAATTCAAAGAAAGCTACAACTACTATAGACATGGCTACAACCTCCCAGAGAGGCATGGCACCATGCATGTGTCTCACCGTGGAGATGACAATGTTAGCAACATGTTCAATGATGATAATGTCAATGCTTGTTCTATcatgtaa